The following proteins are encoded in a genomic region of Burkholderia gladioli:
- a CDS encoding LysR family transcriptional regulator: MDKLTNMQVFSLVVETRSFTRTAELLDCSTAVISRAVSNLENHLKTRLLQRTTRKMSVTEAGERFYRACKQILECLDQAETEAGSAHTHARGRLRVQCCRELGVNFITNSLIDYHALHPDVAVDLRIGNSTTDLIQEDLDVSIVVATTLPDSANIVRPVGTCAMTLVASPAFLRRHPLTRPEGLGAHALVPIRFDTMPPNVGKADHVEISGNPRFVSDDVDALKTALLSGLGVGALPRHLVRADIASGSLVEILPEHRLSDLQIHLLYPSRRYLDAKVRTFNEFIRARLDEL, translated from the coding sequence GTGGACAAGCTGACCAACATGCAGGTGTTCTCTCTCGTCGTCGAGACGCGAAGCTTCACGCGTACTGCGGAACTGCTCGATTGCAGCACCGCCGTTATTTCGCGCGCCGTGTCCAACCTCGAGAACCATCTCAAGACCCGCTTGTTGCAACGGACTACTCGAAAGATGTCGGTAACCGAAGCCGGGGAGCGCTTCTATCGAGCCTGCAAGCAGATACTCGAATGTCTCGACCAGGCCGAGACCGAGGCCGGCTCCGCTCATACGCATGCGCGGGGCCGGCTTCGGGTGCAATGCTGCCGCGAACTCGGCGTTAATTTCATCACCAATTCGCTGATCGATTATCACGCCCTGCACCCGGACGTCGCCGTGGATCTACGCATCGGCAACAGCACGACCGATCTCATCCAGGAGGATCTCGACGTATCAATCGTGGTGGCCACGACGCTTCCCGATTCGGCCAACATCGTGAGGCCAGTCGGGACGTGTGCGATGACGCTGGTGGCCTCGCCGGCTTTTCTCCGGCGTCATCCGCTCACCAGGCCCGAAGGCCTTGGCGCGCATGCACTCGTTCCGATCCGGTTCGACACCATGCCCCCAAACGTTGGGAAAGCCGACCATGTCGAGATTTCCGGCAATCCCCGATTCGTATCGGACGATGTCGACGCGCTGAAGACGGCCCTTCTCTCCGGGCTTGGCGTGGGCGCACTGCCCCGCCATCTGGTGCGTGCGGACATCGCGAGCGGCTCGCTTGTCGAAATCCTTCCGGAGCATCGGCTTTCGGACCTGCAAATCCATTTGCTGTATCCGTCGCGCCGCTATCTCGATGCCAAGGTCAGGACCTTCAACGAATTCATCCGCGCGCGTCTGGACGAGCTTTGA
- a CDS encoding SDR family oxidoreductase, with amino-acid sequence MKLTENTILITGGTSGIGRALAEAFHQRGNKVIIAGRRKALLDEIAAANPGIDTVELDIGNAEQIRDVARHLIERYPSLNVLINNAGIMPFDDAAGAVDDEQAVRLVNTNLLGPVRMSGALVEHLKKQPQSYIVNNSSVLAYVPLAATALYSATKAAIHSYSMSQRFALRDTTVRVLEIAPPWVDTDLVHKSGDPRAMPLDAFIAETLERLETATTEVVVGIAQPLRDNVGPDEHAFVDAFNQSLEENPIPVA; translated from the coding sequence ATGAAACTCACTGAAAACACGATTCTCATCACCGGTGGCACCTCCGGCATCGGTCGTGCACTGGCGGAAGCATTCCATCAACGTGGCAACAAGGTGATCATCGCGGGACGACGCAAGGCCCTGCTCGACGAAATCGCCGCCGCCAACCCCGGCATCGACACCGTCGAGCTCGACATCGGCAACGCCGAGCAAATCCGGGACGTGGCACGGCATTTGATCGAGCGTTACCCGTCCTTGAACGTGCTGATCAACAACGCCGGCATCATGCCGTTCGACGACGCAGCCGGCGCCGTCGACGACGAACAGGCCGTTCGTCTCGTCAACACCAATCTGCTCGGGCCCGTGCGCATGAGCGGCGCGCTGGTCGAACATCTGAAAAAACAGCCCCAGTCGTATATCGTCAACAACAGCTCGGTGCTGGCCTACGTCCCGCTGGCCGCAACGGCGCTGTACTCCGCAACCAAGGCGGCGATTCACTCGTACTCGATGTCGCAACGATTCGCACTGCGCGACACCACCGTCCGTGTGCTCGAGATCGCGCCTCCGTGGGTCGACACCGACCTCGTCCACAAGAGCGGCGACCCGCGTGCCATGCCCTTGGACGCCTTCATCGCCGAGACGCTCGAACGCCTCGAGACGGCGACCACCGAGGTGGTGGTCGGAATCGCGCAACCGCTGCGCGACAATGTCGGGCCGGACGAGCATGCTTTCGTCGACGCGTTCAATCAATCCCTCGAGGAAAATCCGATTCCCGTCGCTTGA
- a CDS encoding response regulator transcription factor: MLTHPVVSIIDDDSSVRLATRSLVRSLGWDVRVYESAEAFLDADEVADVACIISDVQMPGLSGLEMYECLLERGAAPPVIFITSFPSEATLRHAMKLGAICVFSKPVDPAAIEQRLEDLHGSHA; the protein is encoded by the coding sequence ATGCTCACTCATCCAGTGGTTTCGATCATAGACGACGACTCTTCGGTTCGTCTTGCGACGCGCAGTCTGGTGCGCTCACTGGGCTGGGACGTGCGGGTCTACGAATCCGCGGAGGCATTCCTGGATGCCGACGAGGTGGCCGATGTTGCCTGTATCATCTCCGACGTGCAAATGCCGGGGCTCTCCGGGCTCGAGATGTACGAATGTCTTCTCGAGCGCGGTGCCGCGCCTCCCGTCATCTTCATTACATCTTTCCCATCCGAGGCGACGCTTCGGCACGCAATGAAGCTGGGAGCCATCTGCGTCTTCAGCAAGCCTGTCGACCCGGCTGCCATCGAGCAGCGCCTGGAAGATCTCCACGGCTCGCATGCCTGA
- a CDS encoding oxygen-insensitive NAD(P)H-dependent nitroreductase NfsB yields MKLTDAVHARHTVKAFEPGRSLPQEQIDALVDLLHHSPSSVNSQPWHFVIASTAEGRDRVAAAATGPYAYNESKIKQASHVMALCVRVDMDEQHLSAILEQEARDGRFRLADAQAAQDRSRRSYVAMHRFDLKDTAQWMEKQVYLALGGLLLGAAMLGIDATPMEGFDSRALDESLGLRERGLSSVVLVSLGYRGPQDFNASLPKSRLPREQIFTFI; encoded by the coding sequence ATGAAACTTACCGACGCAGTGCATGCACGTCATACCGTCAAAGCCTTCGAGCCCGGGCGCAGTCTGCCCCAGGAGCAGATCGATGCGCTGGTCGACCTGCTCCATCACTCCCCGTCTTCCGTGAACTCGCAACCCTGGCACTTCGTCATCGCGTCGACCGCCGAAGGCAGGGATCGCGTTGCCGCCGCGGCGACAGGGCCATACGCCTACAACGAGTCGAAGATCAAGCAAGCCTCGCATGTCATGGCACTGTGCGTGCGCGTCGACATGGACGAGCAACACCTTTCGGCCATTCTCGAGCAGGAGGCACGAGACGGACGCTTTCGACTCGCCGATGCCCAGGCCGCGCAGGACAGGAGCCGCCGCTCCTACGTGGCCATGCATCGTTTCGACCTGAAGGATACGGCTCAATGGATGGAGAAACAGGTCTATCTGGCACTGGGCGGCCTGCTGCTGGGGGCCGCGATGCTGGGTATCGACGCGACGCCGATGGAGGGCTTCGACAGCCGGGCCCTCGACGAGAGCCTGGGGCTACGCGAACGCGGCCTCAGCAGTGTCGTCCTGGTCTCGCTCGGATATCGCGGCCCGCAGGATTTCAACGCCAGCCTGCCGAAGTCCAGGCTGCCGCGCGAGCAGATATTTACGTTTATCTGA
- a CDS encoding SDR family NAD(P)-dependent oxidoreductase yields the protein MSHTKRGTALITGASSGIGAVYADRLARRGYDLILVARNRERLARHAERLAEETGRTVSTIFADLNRSDDVQRIETAIQKASDLTLLVNNAGVGTHKSLLDSDADAMTRMIDLNVTALMRLTYAAVPGFIARGNGAIVNVSSIAALSPETLNGVYGGTKAFVLAFSQSLHHELFSQGIRVQALLPGATATDFWQTGGLPLDQLPEEIVMSASDMVDAALLGFDRGELITIPSLHDIAQWDAYEAARRNMAPHLSSKHPATRYLVTSAVPH from the coding sequence ATGAGCCATACAAAGCGTGGCACCGCCCTCATCACCGGCGCATCATCGGGAATCGGCGCGGTGTATGCCGACCGACTTGCCCGTCGCGGATACGACCTGATTCTCGTGGCGCGCAATCGTGAACGACTGGCCCGCCACGCGGAAAGGCTGGCGGAGGAAACGGGACGCACCGTCAGCACCATCTTCGCGGATCTGAACCGGAGCGACGACGTCCAACGCATCGAGACCGCCATCCAGAAGGCATCGGATCTCACCCTTCTGGTGAACAACGCAGGCGTAGGCACGCACAAATCCCTGCTCGACAGCGACGCGGATGCCATGACCCGCATGATCGACCTGAACGTGACCGCACTGATGCGCCTCACCTACGCCGCGGTGCCGGGTTTCATCGCGCGCGGCAACGGCGCGATCGTGAACGTTTCCTCGATCGCGGCGCTCTCCCCCGAGACGCTGAATGGCGTATATGGCGGCACGAAGGCGTTCGTGCTGGCTTTCAGCCAATCGCTCCACCATGAGCTTTTCAGTCAGGGCATTCGTGTCCAGGCCCTACTCCCCGGCGCGACCGCGACCGATTTTTGGCAGACCGGCGGCCTGCCACTTGACCAGCTTCCCGAGGAAATCGTGATGTCCGCATCCGACATGGTCGATGCGGCACTGCTCGGCTTCGACCGCGGCGAGTTGATCACCATCCCCTCGCTCCATGACATCGCGCAGTGGGATGCCTATGAGGCGGCACGGCGCAACATGGCGCCCCATTTATCGTCGAAGCATCCCGCCACGCGTTATCTCGTGACCTCCGCTGTCCCCCACTGA
- a CDS encoding MFS transporter — protein MELNAARSSDPAPYGAMSEAAQENRICRGLAFRILPIFMFAYLASYIDRVNVSFAKLQLSQELGFTDAVFGFGAGTFALGYVLFEVPSNMILQRVGAKRWLTRIILAWAIVSALTTLVSTPKQFYIMRYLLGVTEAGLVPGVVYYISQSFPRFHRARILSVFYAALPLAGLIGSPLSGFIMEFSDGLLDVSGWKWMLIVEAIPAFGAALLCWKYLEDDVTLSRHHSESDRAYLIGILAEDRAISASASHTEMFASWLFWIFGVIYFLDVFGIYGYTLWAPTIIKSLGVERDTVIGLVAALPNAVAVAVMLIAGRRADRHRERRMLLAGLFFMAAAGLALSLLWHDNLWLSVLALCIANAGLLSIPPVFWGMPTAVLGPAAVASGIAWISAIGNIGGFFGPYVVGQLKQSSGGFALPVFCIIACLLLGLVLTLLLPKHLVNR, from the coding sequence TTGGAACTCAATGCGGCACGATCATCTGATCCCGCGCCCTATGGCGCGATGAGCGAGGCAGCGCAGGAAAACCGCATCTGCAGAGGTCTGGCATTCCGTATCTTGCCGATTTTCATGTTCGCGTATCTGGCGTCCTACATCGATCGCGTGAATGTCAGCTTCGCCAAATTGCAACTGAGCCAGGAACTGGGGTTTACCGATGCCGTGTTCGGATTCGGCGCAGGCACGTTCGCCTTGGGCTATGTTTTGTTCGAAGTCCCGAGCAACATGATATTGCAGCGAGTCGGCGCGAAACGCTGGCTGACGCGGATCATCCTGGCCTGGGCCATCGTCTCTGCGTTGACCACGCTGGTGTCAACGCCCAAGCAGTTCTATATCATGCGCTACTTGCTTGGCGTGACCGAGGCCGGCCTGGTGCCCGGCGTGGTTTACTACATCTCCCAGTCGTTTCCCCGCTTCCATCGCGCAAGAATCCTGTCCGTCTTTTATGCGGCCTTGCCGCTCGCCGGATTGATCGGTTCACCGTTGAGCGGCTTCATCATGGAATTCTCCGACGGTCTTCTCGATGTGTCCGGCTGGAAGTGGATGTTGATCGTGGAAGCGATCCCCGCTTTCGGTGCCGCGCTACTCTGCTGGAAATACCTGGAGGACGATGTCACGCTGAGTCGCCACCATTCCGAATCCGACCGCGCCTACCTGATCGGTATCCTCGCGGAAGATCGTGCCATCAGCGCGTCGGCCAGCCATACGGAGATGTTCGCGAGCTGGCTGTTCTGGATTTTCGGTGTCATCTACTTTCTTGATGTATTCGGCATCTATGGCTACACCCTGTGGGCGCCCACCATCATCAAGTCGCTCGGCGTGGAGCGGGACACCGTGATCGGCTTGGTTGCCGCCTTGCCCAATGCCGTCGCCGTCGCCGTCATGCTGATCGCGGGGCGCCGGGCGGACCGGCACCGTGAGCGCCGCATGCTGCTTGCCGGCCTGTTTTTCATGGCGGCGGCGGGCCTGGCTCTTTCGCTGCTCTGGCACGACAACCTCTGGCTGAGCGTGCTGGCCCTCTGCATCGCCAACGCCGGACTGCTGTCGATCCCGCCGGTGTTCTGGGGCATGCCGACCGCGGTCCTGGGTCCGGCGGCGGTCGCGAGCGGTATCGCCTGGATCAGCGCGATCGGCAATATCGGGGGGTTCTTCGGCCCCTACGTGGTCGGGCAACTGAAACAGTCCTCGGGAGGCTTCGCCTTGCCCGTCTTCTGCATCATTGCCTGCCTGCTGCTCGGGCTGGTCTTGACCTTGCTGCTGCCGAAGCATCTCGTCAATCGCTAG
- a CDS encoding glycine betaine ABC transporter substrate-binding protein, whose amino-acid sequence MSKITIVTIDLSFHRAASAVVQSTLRTYGVESHELLAPHEEAFSLLRERRADMLCSAWLPSSHGQYLGPFETEVEKLAVMYRPYALWGVPDYVPQEAVDTLADLAKPEVAERMNKRIQGIGPGAGISRFSRDIVARYGLDKAGYAFENGTLEDCTDAFENAVKAGQWVVVPLWAPQYLHERYRIRELKDPDGLLGGVDDATLILRKDALHRLPPDAVAALRELTLGNAQVSRLDHQLMRGAATPSS is encoded by the coding sequence ATGTCGAAAATCACCATCGTGACCATCGATCTGTCATTTCATCGCGCGGCCTCGGCGGTCGTGCAATCGACGTTGCGAACATACGGCGTCGAATCGCACGAACTGCTGGCGCCCCACGAGGAAGCCTTCTCGCTCCTTCGCGAGCGTCGAGCCGACATGCTCTGCAGCGCCTGGCTTCCAAGCAGCCATGGCCAATATCTCGGACCATTCGAGACAGAGGTGGAAAAACTGGCTGTCATGTACCGTCCGTACGCGCTGTGGGGTGTACCCGACTATGTTCCGCAAGAGGCGGTGGACACGCTGGCCGACCTGGCCAAACCGGAAGTTGCTGAGCGGATGAACAAGCGGATTCAGGGCATCGGCCCCGGTGCGGGAATCAGCCGTTTCTCGCGCGATATCGTCGCGCGTTACGGTCTCGACAAGGCAGGGTACGCCTTCGAGAACGGAACGCTCGAGGACTGCACGGACGCGTTCGAGAACGCCGTGAAGGCGGGACAGTGGGTCGTCGTGCCGCTCTGGGCACCGCAGTACCTGCACGAACGGTATCGGATACGCGAACTGAAGGATCCCGACGGGCTGCTCGGCGGCGTCGATGACGCCACGCTCATCCTGAGAAAGGACGCACTGCATCGGCTGCCGCCCGATGCAGTGGCTGCCCTGCGCGAACTGACACTGGGAAATGCGCAGGTGAGCCGCCTGGACCATCAACTGATGCGCGGCGCCGCCACCCCATCCTCCTGA
- a CDS encoding response regulator transcription factor gives MAEQSIVYVVDDDDSMRAALGMLLRSVGLRVELFGSAQEFLAFERPDVASCLILDVRLKGQSGLVLQEQIVAGEMGLPIIFITAHGDVAMSVKAMKNGALDFLSKPFRDQEMLDAVEAALLKHEAQRKSEGRVAAIRHRYESLTPRERELMGFMVRGLLNKQIAAEMGLSEITVKIHRGNAMRKMEVRSLAEFVLAAKSLGIDPSED, from the coding sequence ATGGCTGAGCAGTCGATCGTCTATGTCGTCGACGATGACGATTCCATGCGCGCGGCGCTCGGCATGCTGCTGCGCTCGGTCGGGCTGCGCGTCGAGCTTTTTGGCTCGGCCCAGGAGTTCCTGGCCTTCGAGCGGCCGGACGTCGCGAGTTGCCTGATTCTCGACGTACGGTTGAAGGGCCAGAGCGGGCTGGTGCTGCAGGAGCAGATCGTCGCCGGCGAGATGGGTTTGCCGATCATCTTCATCACGGCGCACGGCGATGTCGCGATGTCGGTCAAGGCGATGAAGAATGGCGCACTGGATTTCCTGTCCAAGCCGTTTCGCGATCAGGAGATGCTCGACGCGGTGGAGGCCGCGCTGCTCAAGCATGAGGCGCAACGTAAATCCGAGGGGCGCGTGGCCGCCATCCGGCATCGTTACGAATCGCTGACGCCGCGCGAGCGCGAGTTGATGGGATTCATGGTGCGAGGCTTGCTCAATAAGCAGATCGCTGCGGAAATGGGGCTGAGCGAGATCACCGTCAAGATCCATCGCGGCAACGCCATGCGCAAGATGGAAGTGCGCTCGCTTGCCGAATTCGTTCTCGCGGCGAAATCGCTCGGCATCGATCCGAGCGAGGACTGA
- a CDS encoding DMT family transporter has translation MSDLVSPITASKSSRPTASPYGSAMLLGAAIIVWGANWPIMKVGLAHVSPLWMSAIRFASGAACLFALQAVRRELALPKRADIPLLASVGLLQMLAFTALSAIALHRIGAGRSAVLAYTTPIWVTPIAVLLFRERLSGRKSAGVALGVAGVVVLFNPLDIDWHNRGIVLANLMLLAASLCWAVCILHLRHFRSASSAYALAPWQMAIAAVPLLILARFHEGQYSGDGSMTLAACLGFIGPLATAFCFCAVNAANTRMSSSSMATAMLGVPIVGLLASIAFLHEPITFSLMGSVILIVSGIALSIA, from the coding sequence ATGTCCGACCTTGTCTCGCCGATCACGGCCTCGAAATCGTCTCGCCCAACAGCCTCCCCGTATGGCAGCGCGATGCTGCTGGGCGCCGCGATCATCGTTTGGGGTGCCAACTGGCCGATCATGAAGGTCGGCCTCGCCCATGTCTCACCGCTCTGGATGTCGGCAATCCGCTTCGCCTCCGGCGCAGCATGTCTTTTCGCGCTGCAAGCGGTCAGGCGGGAACTGGCCCTGCCCAAGCGAGCCGACATACCCTTGCTCGCGAGCGTCGGGCTGCTCCAGATGCTCGCCTTCACGGCCTTGAGCGCCATCGCCCTGCACCGCATCGGCGCGGGCCGATCGGCAGTGCTTGCCTACACCACGCCGATCTGGGTCACCCCGATCGCGGTTCTCCTGTTCCGGGAGCGCCTCTCCGGCCGCAAGTCGGCAGGCGTCGCGCTGGGCGTGGCCGGCGTCGTCGTGCTTTTCAACCCGCTCGACATCGACTGGCACAACCGCGGCATCGTGCTGGCCAATCTTATGCTGCTGGCGGCTTCGCTGTGCTGGGCGGTCTGCATACTCCATTTGCGTCACTTCCGAAGCGCGTCGAGCGCTTATGCGCTCGCGCCATGGCAGATGGCGATCGCCGCGGTCCCGTTGTTGATACTCGCCCGTTTTCATGAAGGCCAGTATTCCGGCGACGGCAGCATGACCTTGGCGGCATGCCTCGGTTTCATCGGACCACTGGCCACTGCCTTCTGCTTTTGCGCGGTCAACGCCGCCAACACCAGGATGTCGAGTTCGAGCATGGCCACCGCAATGCTCGGCGTACCGATCGTCGGCTTGCTGGCTTCGATCGCGTTCCTCCACGAGCCCATCACGTTTTCATTGATGGGAAGCGTCATCTTGATCGTGAGCGGCATCGCCCTCTCGATCGCCTAG
- a CDS encoding LysR family transcriptional regulator, which translates to MDRTLQAMSVFAHIARVGSFTAAAELLGISAGSASTLVRQLEGHLGVMLLHRSTRCIRLTAEGTQYFEHCERILGEIDEMKDRLGGGGKIAKGRLAVDVDQEVAHTLLPLVPGFRAEFPDVDLRVDVGGEQDGLIANGVDCAVVVGQLADSSLRSRRVGDFHAVTVASPAYLARRGTPHGLDELHAHDVIHYTPRRFGPPREFCFGVGADEVRVKLAERICVNDARAVLRYAAEGVGIAQVCRRMAAEELAAGRLVGVLEEYGPAPLPISVLYTDRRHVPMSIRAFIDWIQLQLDRGQAEPVAALSRHAIEARETSASWIANARVAAGRLGQGGARRPAPIFAGA; encoded by the coding sequence ATGGACCGAACCCTGCAGGCAATGTCAGTCTTCGCCCACATCGCACGCGTCGGCAGTTTCACAGCGGCGGCGGAACTGCTAGGCATCAGTGCAGGGTCCGCCAGCACGCTGGTGCGGCAGCTCGAGGGACACCTGGGCGTGATGCTGCTGCATCGCTCGACGCGCTGTATTCGCCTGACTGCGGAAGGCACGCAGTACTTCGAGCATTGCGAACGGATCCTCGGCGAAATCGACGAAATGAAGGACCGGCTCGGTGGTGGAGGAAAAATCGCGAAGGGCCGACTGGCGGTGGACGTCGATCAGGAGGTGGCTCACACTCTGTTGCCGCTGGTCCCCGGATTTCGTGCCGAATTCCCCGATGTGGACTTGCGCGTCGATGTGGGCGGGGAGCAGGATGGACTGATCGCCAATGGCGTCGACTGTGCGGTGGTCGTGGGCCAACTTGCCGATTCGTCGCTGCGCAGCCGCCGTGTCGGCGATTTCCATGCAGTGACCGTGGCGAGTCCGGCGTATCTGGCGCGGCGTGGCACGCCGCATGGCCTTGATGAACTCCACGCTCACGACGTGATCCACTACACGCCTCGCCGGTTCGGGCCGCCGCGTGAATTCTGCTTCGGCGTGGGTGCCGACGAGGTACGCGTCAAACTCGCCGAGCGCATATGCGTCAATGACGCGAGGGCGGTGCTCCGTTACGCCGCTGAAGGCGTCGGCATCGCCCAGGTATGTCGGAGAATGGCGGCCGAGGAACTGGCTGCGGGGCGGCTTGTCGGCGTTCTCGAAGAATATGGCCCGGCCCCGTTACCCATCTCCGTGCTCTATACCGATCGCCGCCACGTGCCTATGTCGATCAGGGCGTTCATCGACTGGATACAATTGCAGCTCGATCGCGGGCAGGCCGAGCCTGTTGCGGCCCTGTCGCGTCATGCCATCGAGGCTCGCGAGACCAGCGCGTCGTGGATCGCCAACGCTCGCGTTGCCGCGGGGCGATTGGGCCAGGGCGGCGCTCGGCGACCCGCGCCCATATTCGCAGGAGCATGA
- a CDS encoding PAS domain-containing sensor histidine kinase — MSDDRRLHQGGAVDARSVVGPRRRRPGRPENQGDNVDEVLQRSQRTVYVIAAALGLCIFLIDAFAPVDVAVAVLYVVVVLMVASVASQTVTVAVVWMCVSLTVLGFLLAQSDQTAFSSVARCIVSVLAIVTVSALALRNQSSRVTLQKQIDLLNLTHDAIVVSGLDGRISFWSVGAESLYGWTEEEAIGRNIHELTRTASSVPIADLLASTIEAGHWQGEFLRTGKSGAVVVISSRWTVSRDKWGQPVAVLSTDSDITQAKSLEGELRRQKEELVATIDAIPAMVWSTSNDGRIVYLNRRWSDYGVEINGDKDVWHDIIHAEDIGEFECRWREAIATGSGFEVTARVRLGNGAYRWMIIGAAPLRGADGTITRWYGVNTDIEARRHAEQALERSRSELAHVTRITMLGELAASIAHEVTQPLAAIVTAGEAGMRWLKRSPPELSEVRYSLEQMTHDAKRATDVIRQIRAMAKRRDRDSEAIDLGVVVQQSIDLMRRDLQGQQIDVSASLPTSDMRVSGDRVQIQQVVINLLMNAVQAMAGVKDRERKLAVSVLRNDDEARVIVADSGHGINEADAAMLFTPFFTTKAEGMGMGLSICRSIVEAHGGRIWAESREGSGASMQFTLPIRTEAIDG, encoded by the coding sequence ATGAGTGACGATCGTCGCCTACACCAAGGCGGTGCCGTGGACGCGAGGTCCGTCGTCGGTCCCCGCAGGCGCCGGCCTGGAAGGCCGGAAAACCAGGGTGACAACGTCGACGAGGTGCTGCAACGAAGTCAGCGCACCGTGTATGTCATCGCCGCGGCGCTGGGCCTCTGTATCTTCCTGATCGACGCATTCGCACCGGTCGACGTCGCCGTCGCCGTGCTCTATGTCGTTGTCGTGCTGATGGTGGCGTCAGTTGCGTCGCAGACCGTCACGGTCGCGGTCGTCTGGATGTGCGTGTCGCTGACCGTGCTCGGATTTTTGCTCGCCCAGAGCGATCAGACCGCATTCAGCTCCGTGGCGCGCTGCATCGTGAGCGTGCTGGCGATCGTGACCGTGTCCGCGCTCGCGCTCAGGAACCAAAGCAGTCGTGTGACGCTGCAAAAGCAGATCGATCTCCTGAACCTCACCCACGATGCCATTGTCGTGAGTGGCCTGGATGGTCGTATCAGCTTCTGGAGCGTCGGTGCCGAAAGCCTGTACGGGTGGACCGAGGAGGAGGCGATCGGACGGAATATCCACGAACTCACGCGCACCGCCTCGTCGGTGCCGATCGCCGACTTGCTGGCAAGCACGATCGAGGCCGGGCATTGGCAGGGTGAATTCCTGAGAACCGGCAAAAGCGGTGCGGTGGTGGTGATTTCGAGCCGTTGGACAGTGTCGCGCGACAAGTGGGGGCAGCCCGTCGCCGTTCTGTCGACCGATAGCGACATTACGCAGGCCAAGTCGCTCGAGGGCGAGCTGCGCCGCCAGAAGGAGGAACTGGTCGCGACGATCGACGCGATCCCCGCCATGGTCTGGAGTACCTCCAACGACGGCCGCATTGTTTATCTGAATCGACGGTGGTCCGATTACGGCGTTGAAATCAATGGCGACAAGGATGTCTGGCATGACATCATTCATGCCGAGGATATCGGCGAATTCGAGTGCAGATGGCGCGAGGCGATTGCAACCGGCAGCGGTTTCGAAGTGACCGCCCGCGTGCGGCTCGGCAATGGCGCCTATCGCTGGATGATCATCGGCGCTGCGCCGCTTCGCGGTGCCGACGGGACGATTACCCGCTGGTACGGCGTCAACACCGATATCGAGGCGCGCCGTCATGCCGAGCAGGCGCTGGAGCGCTCGAGGTCCGAGCTCGCCCACGTGACGCGCATCACCATGCTCGGTGAACTGGCGGCCTCGATCGCGCATGAAGTCACCCAGCCCTTGGCGGCGATCGTGACGGCAGGCGAGGCTGGGATGCGGTGGCTCAAGCGATCGCCGCCCGAGTTGTCCGAAGTGCGATATTCGCTGGAGCAGATGACGCACGATGCCAAGCGGGCCACCGACGTGATACGTCAGATCCGGGCGATGGCCAAGCGCAGGGATCGGGATAGCGAGGCGATCGACCTCGGTGTGGTGGTCCAGCAGTCGATCGACCTGATGCGTCGCGATTTGCAGGGCCAGCAGATCGACGTCTCGGCTTCGCTCCCGACGAGCGACATGCGGGTGAGCGGCGACCGGGTACAGATTCAGCAGGTGGTGATCAACCTGCTGATGAACGCGGTTCAGGCGATGGCAGGCGTGAAGGATCGCGAGCGGAAATTGGCGGTTTCGGTGCTGCGCAACGACGACGAGGCACGCGTGATCGTGGCGGATTCCGGGCACGGCATCAACGAGGCGGATGCCGCTATGTTGTTTACGCCCTTCTTCACTACCAAGGCGGAAGGGATGGGCATGGGGCTGTCGATTTGCCGCTCGATCGTGGAAGCACATGGGGGCCGTATCTGGGCCGAGTCGCGCGAGGGCAGCGGTGCGTCCATGCAGTTCACGCTGCCGATAAGAACGGAGGCAATCGATGGGTGA
- a CDS encoding carboxymuconolactone decarboxylase family protein, whose product MRKADIETIKLAISALSDCDYCVAAHSLLGKGAGLTAQTLRDIRENMITGDARRDALLNFVRTVYSTRGTVPTDVVDAIRAAGFTDQQVIDMLFVVTSITFTNLVNRVNDTVVDFPVAA is encoded by the coding sequence TTGAGGAAAGCCGATATCGAGACGATCAAGCTCGCCATCAGCGCATTATCCGACTGTGATTACTGCGTCGCCGCGCATTCGCTGCTTGGCAAGGGAGCCGGGCTGACCGCCCAGACCTTGCGTGATATTCGCGAAAACATGATTACCGGCGACGCCCGGCGGGATGCCCTGCTGAATTTCGTGCGGACCGTCTATTCGACTCGCGGCACGGTGCCGACCGACGTCGTCGACGCGATTCGTGCGGCAGGGTTTACCGATCAGCAAGTCATCGACATGTTGTTCGTGGTGACATCCATCACGTTTACCAATCTGGTCAACCGCGTCAACGATACCGTCGTCGACTTTCCGGTTGCCGCCTGA